The Arvicanthis niloticus isolate mArvNil1 chromosome 2, mArvNil1.pat.X, whole genome shotgun sequence genome includes a window with the following:
- the Ctxn2 gene encoding cortexin-2, which produces MMSSTYCGNSSAKMSVHEVSESSLSLEQKTGFAFVGILCIFLGLLIIRCFKILLDPYSSMPSSTWEDEVEEFDKGTFEYALA; this is translated from the coding sequence ATGATGAGTAGCACCTACTGTGGCAATTCCTCAGCAAAGATGAGTGTCCACGAAGTCTCTGAATCCTCCCTGTCTTTGGAGCAAAAGACTGGCTTTGCCTTTGTGGGCATCTTGTGCATTTTCTTGGGACTTCTCATCATCAGATGCTTCAAGATTCTGTTAGACCCATATAGTAGCATGCCCTCTTCTACATGGGAAGATGAAGTCGAAGAGTTTGATAAGGGGACCTTTGAGTATGCACTTGCCTGA